In a genomic window of Bacteroidales bacterium:
- a CDS encoding helix-turn-helix domain-containing protein, with amino-acid sequence MRAMKPINRIKIVLVEKQKTGKWLAEQLGRDPATVSRWCSNTMQPPIETFAKIAELLNVDVKDLLNSSK; translated from the coding sequence ATGAGAGCGATGAAACCTATTAATCGGATTAAAATTGTGTTAGTTGAAAAGCAAAAAACCGGCAAATGGCTGGCGGAACAACTTGGAAGAGATCCTGCAACCGTATCTCGATGGTGCTCAAATACCATGCAGCCACCCATTGAGACATTTGCAAAAATAGCTGAGTTGTTGAATGTAGATGTGAAAGATTTATTAAATAGTAGCAAATAG
- a CDS encoding restriction endonuclease subunit S, with the protein MNYKRLGDYIREVNIRNTELKVEKLLGVSIQKAMMPSIANTVGTDMSTYKIMKRGQFAYGPVTSRNGDKISIALLNEYDEAIISQAYTSFEVLDREKLLPEYLMMWFRRPEFDRYARFKSHGSAREIFDWDEMCNTELPIPSPEKQREIVAEYNAVQHRIDLNNQLIQKLEETAQAIYKQWFIDFEFPNEEGKPYKSSGGEMLESELGEIPRGWRVEKLKNICEIKGGKRLPKEASLNNKREGRPYIKVADMSKDKYIVLSSDFEYVDNNTQKAISKYIVSTDDVIISIVGTIGLVSMIDKSLNNANLTENCFKLTNLKELCPDLLYYYLNSPVGQKDIETRMVGGVQAKLPMYNVESMPMIIPNDRIVNIFKKTISSINELQASSLEERHKLIGLKTLLLSKMATIEN; encoded by the coding sequence ATGAACTATAAGCGATTGGGCGATTATATTCGCGAAGTTAATATCCGAAACACAGAATTAAAGGTCGAAAAGCTATTGGGTGTTAGCATTCAAAAAGCGATGATGCCCTCAATTGCAAATACCGTAGGAACTGATATGTCCACTTACAAGATTATGAAACGTGGGCAGTTTGCTTATGGACCTGTTACTTCTCGAAATGGAGATAAAATCTCAATCGCTTTGTTGAACGAGTACGACGAAGCGATAATTTCACAAGCCTACACCAGTTTTGAAGTGCTTGATAGAGAAAAACTTCTTCCCGAATATCTGATGATGTGGTTTCGTCGCCCTGAATTTGACCGATATGCTCGTTTCAAAAGTCACGGAAGTGCAAGAGAAATATTTGATTGGGATGAAATGTGCAACACAGAACTCCCCATTCCCTCTCCCGAAAAGCAACGCGAAATAGTAGCCGAATACAATGCCGTACAACACCGCATTGACCTAAACAACCAACTGATACAAAAACTCGAAGAAACTGCACAGGCTATTTACAAGCAATGGTTTATAGATTTTGAATTTCCCAACGAAGAAGGAAAGCCTTATAAAAGTTCAGGCGGCGAAATGCTGGAAAGCGAGTTGGGCGAGATTCCAAGGGGATGGAGAGTGGAGAAATTAAAAAACATTTGTGAGATAAAAGGAGGTAAACGACTTCCAAAGGAAGCCAGTTTAAATAATAAAAGGGAAGGCAGACCTTATATTAAGGTTGCAGATATGAGTAAAGATAAATATATTGTGTTATCTAGCGATTTCGAATATGTTGATAACAATACTCAAAAAGCAATATCAAAATATATTGTATCTACCGATGATGTTATTATTTCAATTGTTGGGACAATCGGACTCGTTTCGATGATTGATAAATCCCTTAATAATGCTAATTTGACAGAAAATTGCTTCAAATTAACTAATCTGAAAGAGTTGTGCCCTGATTTATTATACTATTATCTAAACTCACCTGTTGGACAAAAGGATATAGAAACAAGAATGGTTGGTGGAGTTCAAGCGAAATTACCAATGTATAATGTAGAGTCTATGCCTATGATAATCCCAAATGATAGAATAGTTAACATATTTAAAAAGACTATTTCCTCCATTAATGAACTACAAGCTTCTTCATTAGAAGAGCGACATAAGTTGATAGGATTGAAAACACTTCTTCTTTCGAAAATGGCAACAATAGAAAATTAA
- a CDS encoding type I restriction-modification system subunit M, with translation MAKQAKEKQEKPIEVSLWESANKLRGSVEPSEYKHVVLGLIFLKFVSDKFEEHRSMLIADGKEKYVEMPEFYNMSNVFFLEEISRWNYIKEKAKQDDLALIIDTALHTIEKDNKSLKGALPDNYFSRLGLESSKLASLIDEISEINTLKDKEQDIVGRVYEYFLSKFALAEGKGKGEFYTPKSIVNLIAEMIEPYKGIIYDPACGSGGMFVQSIKFIESHHGNKREVSIYGQEYTNTTYKLAKMNLAIRGISANLGAKAANTFSDDQHKDLKADYIMANPPFNQKDWRAEDELIDDPRWRGYDVPPKSNANYGWILNMASKLSEDGVAGFILANGALSGGGEEYKIRRKLIENDLVEAILVLPRNMFYTTDISVTLWILNRNKTVRTTQVGSEERNYRHRKGEILFMDLRQMGEPFEKKFTQFSIDDIRQVATTYHDWQTSVLENVSEAFNQEEYCYSASREEVETRDFALVPSKYIAFKNRDENIDFDEKMKTLQSEFKKLLQSEEESKKELLNVFKGLGYEL, from the coding sequence ATGGCTAAACAAGCGAAAGAAAAACAAGAAAAGCCCATTGAGGTAAGTCTGTGGGAGTCGGCGAATAAACTGCGTGGAAGCGTTGAGCCTTCGGAATACAAACACGTGGTACTGGGACTGATTTTCCTGAAATTTGTCAGCGACAAGTTTGAGGAACACCGATCCATGCTCATTGCCGACGGAAAAGAGAAATACGTGGAAATGCCCGAATTTTACAATATGAGCAATGTGTTTTTTCTTGAAGAAATATCGCGATGGAACTATATCAAGGAAAAAGCCAAACAAGACGATTTGGCTCTCATTATCGATACCGCCCTCCATACTATTGAAAAAGACAACAAAAGTCTGAAAGGAGCATTGCCCGATAACTACTTCTCTCGTTTAGGTTTGGAGTCGTCAAAATTGGCTTCATTAATTGATGAAATAAGCGAGATAAACACCCTGAAAGATAAAGAACAAGACATTGTAGGACGTGTGTACGAATACTTTCTTTCAAAATTCGCTTTGGCGGAAGGAAAAGGGAAAGGCGAATTCTACACCCCAAAAAGCATTGTAAACCTGATTGCCGAAATGATTGAGCCTTACAAAGGAATCATTTATGACCCTGCTTGCGGTTCGGGTGGTATGTTTGTGCAGTCCATTAAGTTTATCGAAAGCCACCACGGAAACAAACGCGAGGTTTCCATTTACGGACAGGAATACACCAACACCACCTACAAACTGGCAAAAATGAACCTTGCCATTCGTGGTATTTCCGCCAACTTGGGAGCAAAAGCCGCCAATACGTTTTCCGACGATCAGCACAAAGACTTGAAAGCTGATTACATTATGGCAAATCCGCCTTTCAATCAAAAAGACTGGCGTGCCGAAGACGAACTCATTGACGACCCGCGTTGGCGTGGCTACGATGTGCCGCCCAAAAGCAATGCCAATTACGGTTGGATTCTCAATATGGCAAGCAAACTTTCCGAAGATGGCGTTGCGGGCTTTATCCTTGCCAATGGTGCTTTGAGCGGCGGAGGCGAAGAGTATAAAATTCGTCGAAAACTAATTGAAAATGATTTGGTGGAGGCGATTTTGGTTTTGCCTCGAAATATGTTTTACACCACCGATATTAGCGTTACGCTTTGGATATTGAACCGAAATAAAACAGTTCGAACAACACAAGTTGGTAGTGAAGAACGCAATTATCGACACCGAAAGGGCGAAATCCTCTTTATGGATTTACGCCAAATGGGCGAACCATTTGAAAAGAAATTTACTCAATTTTCTATTGATGACATTCGTCAAGTTGCCACAACCTATCACGATTGGCAAACTTCAGTATTAGAAAACGTTTCGGAGGCTTTCAACCAAGAAGAATATTGTTATTCCGCTTCGCGTGAAGAAGTAGAGACCAGAGATTTTGCCTTAGTGCCGAGTAAATATATTGCGTTCAAGAATCGAGATGAAAATATCGACTTCGACGAAAAAATGAAAACTCTACAATCCGAGTTCAAGAAATTGTTGCAATCCGAGGAAGAGTCGAAAAAAGAATTGCTCAACGTATTTAAAGGTTTAGGCTATGAACTATAA
- a CDS encoding DUF3876 domain-containing protein, producing the protein MRPEEEYQSGFNHLFSWQGGWESINGNPDVYIFRDYDGSYYLLTYSYDRDYGRGNFSCHRIESDENSCYICMGTKHYRLTEEKYPYGLCIGDWGSYMKN; encoded by the coding sequence ATGAGACCGGAAGAGGAATATCAATCAGGCTTCAATCACCTGTTTTCTTGGCAAGGCGGTTGGGAAAGTATAAATGGTAATCCCGATGTATATATTTTTCGGGATTATGACGGTAGTTACTATCTGCTTACATATAGCTATGACAGAGATTACGGACGTGGCAACTTCTCTTGTCATAGGATAGAGTCAGACGAAAACAGTTGCTATATCTGCATGGGGACAAAGCATTATCGCTTGACGGAAGAGAAATATCCATACGGATTATGTATTGGGGATTGGGGCAGCTATATGAAAAATTAG
- a CDS encoding protein-tyrosine kinase — MENSIIKIENGFVHIPQFTEIWMTQHQLADLFQCFISKINANIRAILKTGVLDESKVCQTYHYKNGDFVEQYNLEMTIALSFRIQSRNAEAFRKYLTRKLSKPEIPEILIRNIQNPILN; from the coding sequence ATGGAAAACAGCATAATTAAAATAGAGAATGGTTTTGTGCATATCCCTCAGTTTACTGAAATCTGGATGACACAGCATCAGCTTGCCGATTTGTTCCAATGCTTTATTAGCAAAATAAATGCGAACATTCGCGCCATCCTGAAAACCGGAGTATTGGATGAAAGCAAAGTCTGCCAGACTTATCATTATAAGAATGGCGATTTCGTAGAACAATATAATCTGGAAATGACTATCGCTCTTTCGTTTCGTATTCAATCGAGGAATGCAGAAGCTTTTCGGAAGTATCTGACAAGAAAGTTGTCGAAACCGGAAATCCCCGAAATACTGATAAGGAACATTCAAAATCCGATATTGAATTGA
- a CDS encoding helix-turn-helix domain-containing protein has translation MQIINVDAETFEAMLSKFEDFASRIEKLSRLHGDKDMKEWLDNQDVCQLLNISKRTLQTLRDNGTLAYTQISHKTYYRPEDVLQVVPVVEEKRKQAKYNGKQL, from the coding sequence ATGCAAATCATTAATGTTGATGCGGAAACATTCGAGGCGATGCTCTCGAAGTTCGAAGATTTTGCCAGCCGGATAGAGAAACTCTCCCGCTTGCATGGAGATAAGGATATGAAAGAGTGGTTGGACAATCAGGATGTATGTCAACTTCTGAATATCTCGAAACGGACACTTCAAACGCTTCGGGATAACGGAACACTGGCATATACCCAAATCAGCCATAAGACCTATTACAGACCGGAAGACGTTCTGCAGGTTGTTCCGGTAGTGGAGGAAAAACGAAAACAGGCAAAGTATAATGGGAAACAATTATGA
- a CDS encoding toll/interleukin-1 receptor domain-containing protein — MKYKYQLILLGSDVPIKQDILSQINKDLAHLGLPENFIKIIEPKDLEREYKGNQPAFAIYFGDEGGDFKDLDIIEKLIKDGTMILPIYFNEGAFGAEIPKKLENQNGIQYKELELNRIANIVLQSFELLRSTRKVFISYRRTESTPIAIQLFEALESHNFDVFLDTHSIEKGEPFQDELWHRMTDCDVVVLLNTPGFLESHWCKEEFAEAAAKQIGVVQLVWPNHKIKDIDPSSHLSYPLQLVADDFVDSDYSDKDKSKLAVTIVDKIISEVESVRARNLAARQDNLITEFRNIADKNGRIVTVQPEKILTEDLPNGSRVIYIPTIGIPQSTNCQSAEIKRELLGYDEVSIRLIYDDLRIRDKWLNHLDWLNDNFKKDIKTLKKQDFETWLQMK; from the coding sequence ATGAAGTATAAATACCAATTAATTTTATTAGGTTCAGACGTTCCAATTAAGCAAGATATATTGAGTCAAATCAATAAAGATCTTGCACACCTTGGATTACCTGAAAATTTTATAAAAATCATAGAACCAAAAGATTTGGAGCGTGAATACAAAGGAAATCAACCCGCTTTTGCAATATATTTTGGAGATGAAGGTGGCGATTTCAAGGACTTAGATATTATCGAGAAACTTATCAAAGATGGTACTATGATTCTGCCTATATATTTTAATGAGGGAGCATTTGGAGCTGAAATTCCTAAAAAGTTAGAAAACCAAAATGGAATTCAATATAAAGAACTTGAATTAAACAGAATTGCCAATATCGTGCTGCAATCATTTGAATTGTTAAGAAGTACACGAAAAGTATTTATAAGTTACAGAAGAACAGAATCTACACCTATTGCAATTCAACTATTTGAGGCATTGGAGTCTCATAATTTTGACGTTTTCTTGGACACTCACTCTATTGAAAAAGGAGAACCATTTCAAGATGAATTATGGCATAGAATGACTGATTGTGATGTAGTTGTCCTACTTAACACCCCAGGCTTTTTAGAAAGTCATTGGTGTAAAGAAGAATTTGCAGAAGCTGCAGCCAAGCAAATTGGAGTAGTTCAATTAGTTTGGCCAAACCATAAGATAAAAGATATTGATCCGTCCTCACATTTAAGCTATCCATTACAATTGGTTGCAGATGATTTTGTAGACAGCGACTATTCTGATAAGGATAAATCAAAATTAGCAGTAACCATTGTTGACAAAATAATATCTGAGGTTGAGTCTGTAAGAGCTCGAAATTTAGCAGCAAGACAAGATAATCTTATAACCGAATTTAGAAATATTGCAGATAAAAATGGTAGAATTGTAACTGTTCAACCTGAGAAAATTTTAACAGAAGACTTGCCAAATGGTAGTCGTGTAATTTATATTCCGACTATCGGGATTCCACAATCCACTAATTGCCAATCGGCGGAAATCAAGAGGGAATTATTGGGATATGATGAGGTTTCTATTCGCTTGATATATGATGATTTGCGAATTCGAGATAAATGGCTAAATCATTTGGATTGGTTGAACGACAATTTCAAGAAAGATATAAAAACATTAAAAAAACAAGACTTTGAAACATGGCTACAAATGAAGTGA
- a CDS encoding relaxase/mobilization nuclease domain-containing protein encodes MIAKNIKGKSFKGCVSYVMHDGATMLEAEGVWASTKEDIIRSFAMQRSGRKEVKQPVGHIPIAFSPEDKHRMTDDFMVQLAKEYMQEMGIGNTQYIIVRHHNTENPHLHIVYNRINNDLKLISVNHDYKRNIKVCKMLKDKYQLTYGKDKEKVKREKLKNPDKIKYYIHDAIKSVLPDCKNPADLRFALEKHGVEIDYKFKRGSNEIQGVSFRYENVAFKGSEIDRKYSFGNLKKEFQKNLLEENKRIEEVYLRQQVEQKAKQEAEEREQAVKRNIIVKGVELSDKQQETLMSGGHIFLENMTAKDGKTQFSAYAFLNDEKKRVLLSYDNPDEFVKYGKYEMRIRDKVLIENGYITKAKVKWWGMGSYANPYLWKENKADAEYKESWSDPRLPEPPKEEQKRKQPVVQQKNRGQKR; translated from the coding sequence ATGATCGCTAAGAATATCAAAGGGAAATCATTCAAGGGTTGTGTTTCGTATGTGATGCACGATGGAGCAACCATGCTCGAAGCGGAAGGTGTATGGGCATCAACCAAAGAAGATATTATTAGGAGCTTTGCCATGCAACGCTCCGGCAGAAAGGAAGTCAAACAACCTGTCGGACATATCCCGATTGCTTTTTCGCCAGAAGATAAACACAGAATGACCGATGATTTTATGGTGCAATTAGCCAAAGAATATATGCAGGAAATGGGTATTGGTAACACCCAATATATTATTGTTCGCCACCATAACACGGAGAATCCACACTTGCATATTGTCTATAACCGAATCAACAACGACCTTAAACTTATCTCCGTGAACCACGATTACAAGCGGAATATCAAGGTTTGCAAGATGCTGAAAGACAAATATCAGCTCACTTATGGCAAGGATAAAGAGAAAGTCAAGCGGGAAAAATTGAAGAATCCTGATAAGATTAAGTACTATATCCACGATGCCATTAAGTCGGTTTTGCCCGATTGTAAGAATCCTGCTGACCTGAGATTTGCTCTTGAAAAACATGGAGTTGAGATAGATTATAAGTTTAAGCGAGGCTCAAATGAGATTCAAGGTGTATCGTTTCGATACGAAAATGTAGCTTTCAAAGGCTCCGAAATTGATAGAAAATACAGCTTCGGGAATCTGAAAAAGGAGTTTCAGAAGAATCTCTTGGAAGAAAACAAGCGAATAGAAGAAGTATATCTACGGCAGCAAGTAGAGCAAAAAGCGAAACAGGAAGCCGAAGAAAGAGAGCAAGCGGTCAAACGGAATATTATTGTCAAAGGTGTGGAATTGAGTGACAAGCAACAGGAAACACTAATGAGTGGAGGTCATATCTTCCTTGAAAACATGACAGCTAAAGATGGGAAAACACAATTTTCGGCTTATGCTTTCCTCAATGATGAAAAGAAACGAGTGCTTCTCAGCTATGACAATCCTGATGAATTTGTCAAATACGGCAAGTACGAAATGCGTATCCGGGATAAGGTTCTGATCGAGAACGGATATATCACCAAAGCCAAAGTAAAATGGTGGGGTATGGGAAGCTATGCGAATCCTTACTTGTGGAAAGAGAATAAAGCAGATGCTGAATATAAGGAGTCGTGGAGCGACCCACGTTTGCCAGAACCTCCAAAGGAAGAACAAAAACGTAAGCAGCCTGTCGTTCAGCAGAAAAATAGAGGGCAGAAGAGGTAA
- a CDS encoding MobC family plasmid mobilization relaxosome protein, with product MNIFNQNIIENKEEHKAKLGRPLKEKTKLARSINLKLTEDDYALLKEKAEKLGMKATQYAREMALKGRVKSRFTIEELDLMRKLSGMANNLNQITKLAHQRGLYMVTEVLIEIIDKIKSLFHDR from the coding sequence ATGAATATTTTCAATCAAAATATTATCGAAAACAAGGAAGAACATAAAGCAAAACTCGGTCGCCCTTTAAAAGAAAAGACCAAGTTAGCCCGGTCAATTAATCTGAAATTGACCGAAGATGACTATGCTTTATTGAAAGAGAAAGCCGAAAAACTGGGAATGAAAGCAACACAATATGCACGGGAAATGGCTCTCAAAGGGAGGGTTAAATCTCGTTTTACGATAGAGGAACTTGACTTGATGCGTAAACTTTCAGGTATGGCAAACAATCTGAATCAGATTACAAAACTTGCTCATCAAAGAGGATTATATATGGTAACAGAAGTTCTTATCGAAATTATTGACAAAATCAAAAGCCTGTTCCATGATCGCTAA
- a CDS encoding site-specific integrase, with amino-acid sequence MTEVKVNFYLKRNEEKADGTVPVLGRIRIGKSMVQFSAKVSIPVSLWDTKSGRATGKSKTALSINASLNKICVAVHSAYRDLSVKKENVSAGEVKNAFQGIASKQDTLVKYYEAHNEHFLKNVGVNRCMETYKRYGISLNHLKRFMRKKYNVSDMSFQALTPSFVADYDYYLRVELRFAAQTIVNTICQLRRIIKIAINNGLLRNDPFLGYEYITQPIVPKSLTTEELQTLIKAKLSRPNLNFIRDMFLFSSFTGIAFSDMRNLTEKNLSTAEDGIRWVHLKRKKTGAPCHIPLLEIPIKLIEKYRGLAKDGKLFPMISCSKTNIYLKRIANECSISKRITFHMARHCYASIVTLSQGVPLETVGELLGHTDWRATRIYAQVNNEKIDEDMKLLNKRLSGKFHLANNNVAL; translated from the coding sequence ATGACAGAAGTAAAAGTAAATTTCTACCTCAAACGAAATGAGGAGAAAGCAGACGGAACCGTTCCCGTTCTGGGGCGTATCCGCATTGGTAAATCAATGGTACAGTTCAGTGCCAAAGTGAGTATTCCTGTATCCCTTTGGGATACCAAGTCCGGCAGGGCTACCGGAAAAAGCAAAACCGCCCTCTCCATTAATGCATCCCTAAACAAGATTTGTGTAGCTGTTCATTCCGCCTATCGGGATTTGTCGGTGAAAAAAGAAAACGTATCTGCCGGAGAGGTGAAAAATGCGTTTCAAGGCATAGCATCCAAGCAGGATACTCTTGTCAAATACTACGAAGCGCATAACGAGCATTTCCTGAAAAATGTCGGCGTAAACCGATGCATGGAAACCTACAAACGTTATGGCATCTCTCTTAATCACCTGAAAAGATTCATGCGAAAGAAATATAATGTGAGCGATATGTCTTTTCAGGCATTGACCCCATCATTTGTTGCCGATTATGATTATTACCTGCGCGTGGAACTCCGCTTCGCTGCCCAAACGATTGTGAATACAATTTGCCAGTTGCGCAGAATCATAAAGATAGCAATCAATAACGGATTACTCCGCAATGACCCGTTTCTTGGCTATGAGTATATCACACAGCCTATTGTTCCCAAATCACTGACGACAGAAGAACTACAAACGCTGATAAAAGCAAAGCTATCCCGTCCGAACCTGAATTTTATCCGAGATATGTTTTTGTTTTCATCGTTCACCGGCATCGCATTCAGCGATATGCGTAATCTGACCGAGAAAAATCTATCTACAGCCGAAGATGGTATCCGGTGGGTGCATCTTAAAAGAAAGAAGACCGGTGCGCCCTGCCATATACCACTATTGGAAATTCCAATTAAATTAATCGAAAAATATCGGGGATTAGCGAAGGATGGCAAACTATTCCCCATGATTAGTTGCAGTAAGACCAATATTTATCTGAAACGGATAGCCAATGAATGCTCTATAAGTAAGCGGATTACCTTTCATATGGCGAGACATTGCTACGCAAGTATAGTTACTCTTTCACAGGGAGTTCCACTGGAAACGGTAGGCGAATTGCTCGGTCATACTGATTGGAGAGCCACCCGTATCTATGCTCAGGTAAACAATGAGAAAATCGACGAAGACATGAAACTACTGAATAAACGACTGTCCGGCAAGTTTCATTTGGCGAATAATAATGTAGCATTATAA
- a CDS encoding DUF3408 domain-containing protein produces the protein MSSKQTESRKGKVQIPDGWLPTSGEEKGGFVKPTNKELEEVFQKAVEREVTSNGISTDETILQDEADETMDSLQTEAGVSTEVEQPPIPTVVSKRSTTKQRKESLEEYRQTFLTVPKLEDRKPVFISREVRDRIDEIVHRLGGRGRSVSGFIENLARHHLDIYREDVEGWKKL, from the coding sequence ATGAGTAGTAAGCAAACAGAAAGCCGGAAAGGCAAAGTACAGATTCCCGACGGTTGGTTGCCAACTTCGGGAGAAGAGAAAGGTGGATTTGTAAAACCAACCAATAAGGAATTGGAGGAAGTATTTCAAAAGGCGGTTGAAAGAGAAGTTACCAGTAACGGTATCAGCACCGATGAAACTATCCTACAGGACGAAGCGGACGAGACTATGGATAGTCTGCAAACCGAAGCGGGAGTATCAACCGAAGTGGAACAACCGCCTATCCCAACGGTAGTATCCAAACGCAGTACCACCAAGCAACGCAAAGAATCGCTTGAAGAGTATCGGCAAACATTTCTAACTGTTCCCAAGCTTGAAGACCGCAAACCTGTCTTTATCAGCCGTGAAGTTCGGGATCGGATTGATGAGATAGTCCACCGCTTGGGCGGCAGAGGGCGAAGCGTGTCGGGCTTTATTGAGAATCTTGCCCGCCACCATCTGGACATCTACAGGGAAGATGTCGAGGGATGGAAGAAGCTTTAA
- a CDS encoding site-specific integrase → MKTNNNRNKNKSNQANTAYSTFAVLFYINRQKIKKNGMCPLMGRISINTEIAQFSAGIDIDPSLWDAKAYCMKGKSRHATEANHQIRQLKERIDRYYKQILDEQGYITAELVKNAVSGIGRKRENLLELFREHNEEYAKQVGVTRSGESLRNYISVYKQTERFLQVHYGVEDIPLRQLELSFIEKFDSFLRIEQGFTAHTVSGYTIILRKMIRRAISQGTLHKNPFAAYIPEQPPRKRRHMTQEELEKFMNVPVASKRLCHSRDMFIFATFTGLSYADMCNLSEENIHKGKNGSLWIRINRQKTGVRCDIPLLDIPLQIMEKYKSERKGDKLFNMVTLPRVTVNLNKVAKLCGIEKRITYHQSRHNFATLITLSKGVPLETVSQMMGNKCFRTTQIYAKLTRKKINKDMKKLSDCIGQKYKLPDDNNDKSK, encoded by the coding sequence ATGAAGACCAACAATAATAGAAACAAGAATAAGAGCAATCAGGCAAATACCGCTTATAGCACATTCGCAGTCTTGTTTTATATCAATCGCCAAAAGATAAAGAAAAACGGTATGTGTCCATTGATGGGAAGAATATCCATCAATACCGAAATCGCTCAATTCTCAGCCGGAATAGATATAGATCCATCCTTGTGGGATGCGAAAGCATATTGTATGAAAGGTAAAAGCCGTCATGCCACCGAAGCAAATCATCAGATTAGGCAACTGAAAGAAAGGATTGACCGGTATTATAAGCAGATACTGGACGAGCAGGGATATATTACGGCAGAGCTTGTAAAAAATGCAGTCAGTGGTATCGGGAGAAAAAGAGAAAACCTGTTGGAACTCTTTAGGGAGCATAATGAGGAATATGCCAAACAGGTTGGTGTTACCCGTTCCGGTGAATCTCTTCGTAACTATATCTCTGTATATAAGCAGACAGAGCGTTTTTTACAAGTTCATTACGGTGTAGAAGATATTCCATTGCGACAGTTGGAACTGTCATTTATCGAAAAGTTCGATTCTTTTCTACGCATCGAGCAAGGATTTACCGCCCATACGGTATCCGGCTATACCATAATTCTTCGCAAGATGATTCGACGGGCAATTAGTCAGGGAACATTACACAAGAATCCTTTTGCAGCCTATATCCCGGAACAGCCTCCCCGTAAACGCAGGCACATGACACAGGAAGAATTGGAAAAATTCATGAATGTTCCGGTAGCATCCAAACGTTTATGCCACTCACGGGATATGTTCATTTTCGCCACTTTTACTGGTTTGTCGTATGCGGATATGTGTAATCTATCGGAGGAGAATATTCATAAAGGTAAGAATGGCAGCCTTTGGATTCGCATCAATCGGCAGAAAACCGGTGTCCGGTGTGATATTCCATTACTGGATATTCCTTTACAAATTATGGAGAAGTATAAGTCGGAACGAAAAGGAGACAAGTTGTTCAATATGGTAACGCTTCCTCGTGTGACTGTCAATCTGAATAAGGTTGCCAAATTATGCGGCATAGAGAAGCGGATTACCTACCATCAAAGTCGCCATAATTTTGCGACCCTAATCACTCTATCCAAGGGAGTTCCGTTGGAAACCGTCAGTCAGATGATGGGAAACAAATGTTTCCGCACGACCCAGATTTATGCCAAACTTACACGGAAGAAAATCAATAAGGATATGAAAAAACTAAGCGACTGCATCGGTCAGAAATATAAATTGCCTGATGATAATAATGACAAAAGCAAATAA
- a CDS encoding helix-turn-helix domain-containing protein: protein MSNQLITRENNERVKGFFLTLERISVAVEKLFASRKPTFGGDSFYSDKELSKKLKISQRSLQDYRNEGRIPYIKLGGKILYRSSDIEKLLEDGYRDKLR, encoded by the coding sequence ATGAGTAACCAGTTAATTACACGGGAGAACAATGAGAGGGTCAAGGGATTTTTTCTTACGCTCGAACGGATATCTGTCGCAGTAGAGAAATTATTTGCCTCTCGCAAACCAACCTTTGGCGGTGATAGTTTTTATTCGGACAAAGAATTGTCGAAGAAATTGAAAATAAGTCAGAGGAGTTTACAGGACTACAGAAATGAAGGACGAATTCCTTATATCAAGCTGGGAGGCAAAATCCTCTATCGCAGTTCGGATATTGAGAAATTGTTAGAAGATGGGTATCGGGACAAGCTCAGGTAG